In Coffea eugenioides isolate CCC68of chromosome 4, Ceug_1.0, whole genome shotgun sequence, the genomic stretch AAAATCAGAGCCAATTTTTGATGAATTATTATCCAAGGATTGGGCTAAAGGGTTAGAAAAAGAGCTATCAAGTTTAAATCCAAGATTGACCCATGAAACTGTTTTGTATATTCTAATGAAATTAGGTAAAGAACCAGAAAAAGCTTCAAGCTTTTTCAAGTGGGCCATTGAGGAAAAGGGGTTTCGGCCAAGTACTTCTATTTATAGTCTAATGCTGAGAATTTATGCTAAAAATCATgcaatgaaggaattttgggTTGTtatcaaagaaatgaaagaaaaggggTATTATATTGATGAGGAGACATATGCAAGTATTTACTCAGATTTTCGGAATTCGAAATTGGTTAATGATGCTACTGCTCTGAAGCATTTTTATGAGAGAATGATACAAGAAAATGCTATGGAGACTGTTGTGCAAAGGGTGGTTGAGGTGGTCAAGAATTCGGATTGGAGTAGTGAATTGGAGAGAGAGTTGGAGGACATGAGGCTTTCGGTATCGGAGAATTTTGTTTTGAGGGTGTTGAAGGAACTTAGAGGAAAAGGCTTGCCTTTGAAAGCTTTGAGTTTTTTCAAATGGGTTGGGGAGAGTTTGGGGTATGAGCATACTAGTGTTACTTATAATGGGATGCTTAGGATTCTTTGTAAAGGAGAGGTGGTTATGGAGTTTTGGAGTATGGTTAAGGAGATGAAAGATGCTGGTTATGAGATTGATATTGATACTTATGTGAAAGTGATGAGGGAGTTTCAGAAGAGTATGATGGTGAAGGACGCAGTTGAGCTCTATGAGCATATGATGGATAGTCCGTTTAAGCCTTTGGAGAAGGAATGCAGTTTGCTTTTGCGTGCCATTGCATATGCTCGGGATCCTGACTTAGATCTGATGCTTAGAGTTGTGAAGAAATATGAGGATGCTGGGTATTGTTTATTGAAGAATGACTATGATGGGATTCATAGGTGTTTGACTAGTGTTGGGAAGTTTGATGAAGCAGAGAAGATCATTGAGACCATGAGAAATGCTGGTTATGAACCAGATAACATCACCTACAGCCAATTGATTTTTGGACTTTGTAAAGCTAAGAGGCTAGAAGAAGCCTGTGAAGTACTAGATGTGATGGAAGCACAAGGATGTACCCCTGATATCAAGACTTGGACCATACTAATAAAGGGGTTTTGTGTAGTTAATGAAGTTGACAAGGCACTGCTATGGCTTGGAAAGATGGTGGAAAAGGGCATTGATGCAGATGCTGATCTTTTAGATGTTCTAGTGTATGGATTTCTGATAGAGAAGAGGGTGGTTGgagcataccaattagtcgtGGAAATGATTGACAAGGCTCACGTGAGACCCTGGCAAGCTACATTTAAGGATCTGATTGAAAAGCTTCTAGGAGAAAGGCGACTTGAAGAAGCCTTGAACCTTCTTTATCTAATGAAGAAGCAGAATTATCCACCATATCCAGAACCTATCATCCAGTATGTCTCAAAGTTTGGTTCTGTGGATGATGCTTGGGAGTGTTTGACGGCAATAAGTAACAAGCAATATCCATCTGTGTCAGCTTACCAGCGTGTTTTCCAGTCCTTCTTTAATGAGGGTAGACATTCTGAGGCCAAGGTTCTGCTTTTCAAGTGCCCTCATCATATCCGTAAACATTCTGCTATTAGCAGCCTTTTTGGTTCTTCAGAAAGCGGCTAACTTAGAAGCGGTTTCAACTTGAGACTATTGACTTATAATTATAGGTTTGGTTGATAATGTATGGTTATCCAACTTTAATATGCAAAGCTACCATATGCACACTGACCTAATCCTGTACCAAACTTTATTATGCATTGATTATCATTGAAAGTTCTTTCGCAATAAATAGAGGAGCTTGTCTTGGCCAAACTCTAAGTCATGGCTGAaggttttctattttcttttggtCTTCATGGCTGCCCTCAGATATCCATTCTGTTATTCTAAATCTTTTGAGGCATGTGTTGTGGTATACTGCGTTATTCAGAAGTTGGATCTAATTAGTATTTCTGTTAATCATTTTCTTGTCATGAAGCTTTTATCATGTTATGCTTCATTGCTTTGTAATTCAGAGTGTTGgttgacaaaaaagaaaagaaccaaaaaatcaaataatttgtTTCAATCAACTATTAACTGGTGGCGAAAAGCAGTATTAGTAGACCTTTTAATACTAATAAAGAATTTGAAGCGGCTATTCCTAAAATACTAGGACACAAAGGAAGATCCCATTTGGTAACTGACAATTGAAGCAAGAGTGTTACATTTGTGTATGTAGAAGAGTCCCTAAATCCTCAAATACAATCCAGTTAGCAAGAAGGTCGCTATTCTTGTCCATAATGGAAAAATCAATATGCGAATGACTAATTATTGTTGAATAGATTCATTAAACCTGGCCAAATGAAGGATCCTTATCAAAGAGCCAAGGTTCATTTGTGGTTTGCTTACATTGAACAGGTATTCATCTTGTCATTGCCATGTGCAAGTTCTCTTACCTAATACTGAATTGTTGGGACCTGCTATAAGAACCATGAAAGAAAAGATTGCTTCAAAGTATTTTGCGTTGGATTTGGAAAAGTTGCCAACTTGCTCTGTAGATTCCTAATCGTTTTCATTATGGAAGCATTTGATTGGCTTGGTGAAGCTGAAACTGTCAAGTTGGTACAATAACCCATGGACACACCCTATAaacaaaagatgtgattttgCCGCTGAAAGTTTTTACCAGTTGATTCATATTCCTAGTAATGCATCAAGCATACTCTGGCTGGCAAAGATTTTGGTTGTGCCAATAAAAGATAGTACCTGTTAACGGGTGGTGTAATAATTCTTACAAATCAGGTCATTTCATTCACAACCAATGGTATTAGCTTTTGAGCATAGACCAGGCGTGCATAATTCTTAGACAACAGATCTTCTGGCATCAAAGCATCATGTGTATAATTATCTTCCTAGCTCCAGACAAGTTAATATCTGTTTATGCATCTCATCTAAAGATTCCAGACTGAATACAGTGTAATGGAAGTGCTGAGATTGCAATTACTATTAGCTGTAGGACACAGCTAAATCGTTAGTTACATATCAAATTAGTAAGCTTACAACAGAATTCTCGTATGATGTCAAGTCAAAAGAAATtgcttctcttgatcctctttCATTTACACAAAATGGACAAAACGGGGAGAGGGATAGGGGTTTCATGAGGGATATTATCAAATTTCAGTTAGCCTTTGAAATCTACACGATCCTGTGCTCGAGACCTTGCTGGTTACCAACCATTTAAATTAGTTAAAAAGTCTTCCACTattttgaacttttcatgcaCCAATGATAGAACCTTGCAGTTAATACATAACCCATATCTCAGTCAGGCATCTCTGCACTTTCTCGCCTAGCTGTTTCTGTCAAAGTAATCAAAAACCTGAATGGATCGCAACTGTATGGATTGGCAAGGGCTGCATGTGCCAAAAATGGAAGCTTTCTGAGGGACCTCCCACTCAATCCCTGACGACAAGCAAGAAAttacaaattaaacatcattctTTCCCATACGCTTCAACACTAGTGCCCCTGCTCCTCCTATGAGTTGGCTACTGTTGTATGCTAGCGTTGTCTCTGCAAATTGTTAAATACAAATACTAAAAAGAAAATGTTCTTCCAACTTTTTCTTACCTCACATGCTTCTGCAGCTTCGAGCAATTTTCTACAAAGACTTAATGAGGATTGAGATTCTGGTAGCACCGTGGAATTCAACTTCTCTTTTAAACCAGTAAAATTTGAAAGAATGACGTTATGGCCATCCTGCagtaatttcattttcttttgtatCAGTTAACAAGGCTGTGGATCAGGCTTATGTTACTGAATGAAAAAAACCTGGAAAAATACCTGCATGTCAGGGTTTGACAAGATTATTCCAGTTCGTAGTAGCTCCTGCAAACTGGATCTTAGAATTTCATAGCGTGCCTGAAGCGTTGGAGGCCCCACATATGCTTTAATATCAGCTCGGTCAACAAAGGCTACATCTGCAGTCCAAAATGGAGCACATCATTATCAAAATCATGTCCTTGCATCAAGTTTACTAGCTAATAAATAGAAATTTGGTCTTACAATACCTGGAAAACAACTACAATAAAATTATATGCTTCTTTAAAAGATGCAATAgaagagaaacaaaagtgaccaGCACTGACACTGGGAAAtaccccaaaaaataaaaagaaaacaaacataAAGAAAGATATGGAAAGTCAACATAATTCAAATGGAAAAATAGGATATGCACAACTTGTGTTTCCTTGCCAAATATAGCAACATCTTGTCAAGTTAGATATTAGTAGACGTAAAATTTCATTGCTTAACAATTATTAGAAACAGCCATTTATCAAACTTCAAACATATTTTGATCATCCGTTGGGTTGAGTACAATTCATATTCTCTTGTATATGTTGCTACTTCAAAACACAGGATCATAGAAATGGTTGGAGAAAATTCCAAATCTTGACGCACTGATCTATTAAAGGCACTAAAAGGCTAAGCAACAAGCTATTGCTGATGTTTCAGCAGCAGAAGTGCTTGCTGACAAAATATCCAGAGATTGGTGTTAGCTTCGAAATTATGGAGCAAGATATTAAGTTGTTGcataaaaagaagcaaaaacaacGAGAATGACAGAATTATCTAATCCAAAGTATACCAAATACCACGTCCTTACCAATAGCAGCAGTTATATTGGAGGTAGTCAATATTATCACATTTGGGGAGGTCTTTAGTTTGTCCATCTGGGTCAGTAGCGCATTCACGACCTGACAAGCAGTTGTGAGATCTTCTATGAATCATGAGTTGTATTCAAATTTTTAATATATTCTGCAATAGCTATCCTGCTGTATGCAAATAAAAATCTGCTTGAATGTACAACGAGGAAATACCCGTATAGAATCTGATGGCTCAGAACCAGACAATGCAGCCTTTCTTGCAGCAGCAAGGCTTTCAACTTCATCTGCCATATTACAAGAAACAAGAATCTAGTTACACGATAAAAAAGTGTGAGCTTCATATGATTGAATATCAGTAATAATTGTTCTCACCAATCAAAACAAATACCAGGTTGTTTTCTTCTTCCaccatttcttgaatttttgagAATAGCTTTGCTACCTAAATGAGTAGATAGAATTAAATTATTACCTGGTCAAAATCAACCTGAAGAGGTTCAtttaaaaattgcagaaagaCTATAGAAGCATTTACTGCCTAAgtaaagaggaaaagaaacaaaggcGGTTACAAATCAAATGGACTAACAAGGATACCAATTTTTGCAGTATGCTCTTGATACAGCACATGAGTAACTGTTAAATtgatttatattcatttttatgGATACATTTGAACAAGTTTTAAGGATTGTCTCGGAACTTCAACTTCAGCTAGAGTTCAAATTAATCAACAGTGTGCAAAAATCAACATTCTCACCCACAAAAATAACATGAATTCACGTCCAAGAACATAAATGCAGCACTTCAGGGCAGTTACTCAGCTAAACATCAGACTATCACATATTTCTTTCAAAGCATCGAAGTTTTAGCATGTAGACCTCATGAATCTTAAGATTAACCCAAACAAATggaaatgagagagagagagagagagagagagagagagagagagcaaaagaTTATCTATTTGCCTTATAGAATTTCCTCAAATAAGTCATTGAATCTTACTGTTGCTTTTGTTAATGATACAAAGAGAGCAAACTGTTCAAGCACAAAACCTTGAGGCAAACCATTGAATACATGCAAGATTACCGCTCATAAGCAACAAGAGTACAAGTTACAGAATGTTAGTTAAGGAGCAAAACCTGCACTTACCAACTTGCCACTCTCAGAAAACCATTTACTAAATAAGGAATGTGCATTTACTTCAACCAACTGGCATTGTGGGTATCTGTTATGGATGTTGCGTAAAATCATATGAGCAAAAGAGATTTTTGCAGAGGAATAGTAATTAATCAATATGAATCCTCATCAGAACCTGATGCTAAATCGTATAGAGAGTTTTTGAGCCAGTGCTTTGCAGAGTGATGTTTTCCCTGTTCCTGGAGGTCCATGCAGAAGAATGATACTGCAGACCACTCAGATAGGATTAGTAACAATACATATTGTGGTATATGTACTTCAAAAATAGTTAATTGCTGTCGCCTCTGTTTTATTTTTCTCCATTCTTTTTTGCCAAAGAAGTTATAGTCTTTCTTCAATCAGCAACATCACGATATGCGCATCTACCTCTACCATTCCTGAGTATTTGTCAGGTTGAGCTTTGTAAATTAAAATTCCAGTAGACATTACTAGGTTTACTCTAAAACAATTTGATTGTGCAGTTCAATCTTTGAACTTTGCAGTGATCATTTGACACATCAGTTAGTGAGATTTTTGTCCATAAAATAAATAGTTCAAAAGGCTTGAGTACTAAATTGCACAAGAACTTTGCCGAACACTTCAGCACAAATATTAACACAAGATTACATAAACATCAAAGAGCTCAGCAAGAATTCCTTACCggttccaagaaacaagaaaagggTCAACACCCTTTTCAGTAAAAAGCAAAGCACTTGCTGCATAACGCAATAATCTCTGCTTGAGACCAGATTCATATATCAAGCTGTAGAATAAGAAAAGTCAAGTTTACCATGCTTATCAACATaataatagtgaaaaatgtgaCTGTAAAAGGCAAACCTTTCCCACATGCCATCAAATTCCTTTGCAGGAAGCATCCATTCATTGAAGCTAGAAAGTTGGCCATCACCATTTAAGTCTTCACCAGGTCCTTCTTCACTTAGCTGGAAAGAAGCAACAGTCCAAATGCACAGCATGGTTAAGTACATGCAGTATCAAGATTAATTTTAGCAAACCTCTAAAACATGAATATAAAATTGAGCCCTCTAAAAATATTTATCTTGTTAAGATTGTAACAATTGAGCCCttcatatatctatatatatattcaacTTGCTCCCTTGACCTTCTGGAATTGGTTGAATGTTACACTGATCTAATTTACAAATGACTTGACCCCACAGCATAGCATAAAGCTTTAGTTCAAAGAGGCCAACTTAAAACTTTGGTTCTTTAGGAGCAAAATTGAATCCAGAAGAAACTGAGAGCCAAAGGTCAAATAGACGTTGGAATGTACTCCCTGAAAGTGGAAATCACAATTCATGATTAACAACGGTCTTCAGAGAAGTGAATGCAGAGACAGTTTCCCACCCACCCAATCCTTACAACCAACAAAACTCCCCATTTGCAGGTTACAGCAATCTATTTCACAACAGTCAGGTCTTTGGATGCAGCTTTATAAAATTCAATCAAATCTAAAAGCATATAAAAGATTATCTACCACTAAGACCTAGAAATCATAGAGTGAATAGCCCAAAAGatcactaaactattaaaaatggcaCCTTCTGGTCACCAAACTTTTTTTGTGGCagaaaaggtcactaaactcgcAAAAACTCTCCAGCGGagtcattttaccgaatttcaaCGGTTTCTCACCCGGTGACAAAAGCACTTGGGTTGAACGAATATTCTAATATGGGCAAAAATGTCCAAAAGCTATTGGAACAATAGATTGTTTAATTCCCAAAGTTGACCAACCTCCAACCTAATGAGATTTACTTCATCTTCTTCGGCGGTAAAAAGGGTGATTGTGACTGCCTGTAAAccaaatgaaaatagaaaataacCCACCCAAAAACAGTAGTAAACTCCTCCGCAAACACCTTCACAGACACAGACACGCAAAAACAGCTGATTCGGAGTTGGGATTCATCCAGTTTTCAAATGGGTAGTCAATTTAGCAAAACCAAGGGACCGAGCACGCTCACCCCACCGCAACGAGAAGGCAGCAACTCCAGTCACAGCAACCATAGTAGTAGTAATGGGGAAAAAGCTAACGATGTTGCCTCCGGATCTGAGCTTACGAAGCCGCCTGCCAAGCCGATCCACAGCTCCGATCTTTGGATGCCACTCTCAAGGAATGCACCAGCCGAGCCATCAATTCTATAGCGGTAGGCCTCGACTTCAGGGCCCTTTCCCTGCTTCTTAAGGGCCATCAATTCTATTTTGGGGCTGGATTCCTCCTTTGTGGAGTCTCTTAAGCAGACGAGTGTTCCAATGGTTCTTTATTTCATTGTCAGTTCAACCAGGCAATCTTGCAGCTATGAGTGACCAACGATTGCCTAGCAGGGATTGGAGTCGAATAATGAGGTCCTCCTCAGCTGCTGTGATGTTTCCTCTCTTGATGCCCGGCCGAAGATAATTCATCCATCTTAATTTACAACTCTTGCCACATCTGAGCAGTCACCGAATTTCTAGATCTAAGGCACGTCTTTTGAGGGAAAAACAGGTTTACCATATTTTGTTGGACATTTTTGCCCCTTTACTATATTCCTCCACTCCACATTGCCCATGCCACCGGATGAGGAACCGttgaaattcggtaaaatgactCCGCTGGAGAGTTTTTGtgagtttagtgaccttttcggCCACAAAAAAAGTTTGGTGACCAGAAGGtgccatttttaatagtttagtgaccttttggACCATTCACTCAGAAATCATATGATGACATCAAAAGCATCCATTCTGCATAGGATCCGAGAATTatgaatataaaaaaaaattatttctttacAAGCCAAACTGTTCAATATGAGTAATCGATAAGTTTACTTATGATTAAAACCAAAGAAGAGGAAGGGCAACCAGTAAGCTAAAAATAAATTATCATTACCTGAAAAACATGCACAACGGGTTTGACTTGCCAGAACAAAAGAACATCATGGTTATCCAGCCATTCATCTACGAACACCAGAAATCAAGCAACAAATCAAAAATCGTCAAAGGTACCAAAACTTCCTCTTAGAATAGCGAGTAGACAAGGAGTTCTAATGACAAAACAACCTTCCAATCCTTCAGCATTTCTTTACCACTTTTAGCAGAAATTTACAAACAGATTCCCTTGACTTTTCTGCTTCTTAAACCCAGAATGTAGTAGCattacccaaaaaaagaaaaacccaaaaattAAATCCTACCTGTGTCACAAACTGAAATGCGTTGTACATTCTCAATAAGAAATGAATCATCCAATGGCACAGGAATGGGCCCATCAACATAGCTCATATTCCTATGTTCCAGCATCCTGTGAAATATTTAAGCAACAAAAAGATAACTTCTAAATCAAATTGAAGTAAATTCAGCTCAATCTTAAAAACCACCATAAACTCACTCTTCAGGATTTTGTTCAAGTATCCACCTGAATACAAtatctcaaaagtaattatcttttctttttaaatgcATTTTTAGCATTCGAGCCACAGTATATCAGAGTAAATACATAGTAAAATTCTATAACTGAAACTCCCAAAAAAAAGTCCCAAAAAGTTACAAAAAAGTTTGCAATTTATCCTACTTTGGAGCAAATAcattttaataattcaatagtCTGGACTAGAAATAATTCACTTAGGAGTACCTTTCAACGGCAGCACGAACATCTTCAATGCGAGCCGTGCTAGTTGGTTTCAGACAAACTTCAACTGAAAAAATACAGGGCCAAAagatgaaaacaaataaaactaattaaCATCccaaaaaagtttaaaaatttcACTAATTAAATGAATTACAAATGCTAACCTGAAACAGGAATCTTATCGTCGGCTATTGCCGGAGGAGGTTGAGGAGACGGAAGGGGCGGTGGAAGAGAAAGCGGTGGCTCCAGAACGTTGCCGTTTTGTTGATCAACAACGTCATGCCCAAGTTCAGCAGCGGCATCTGGAATTGAAATATCCATTGGGGCGCTGctcattttcttgcttttatttcttgaagttttatcttttgtttctaCATGCGGAGATTGGAATTCGAGAAAAGTTGGAGAAATCGAAGAAGGAATCCTGGGGTTTTTTCCTGAGAAGTATAAACCCTAGTGGAGGAAGGGCTAGAAATTTGAGATGGGGAAATGGAAAGGGAAATTTTGAGCGCGGGAAGAATCTTTGGTAAAGACATTTAAAGGAGGCTTTGGTTTTGGGCGTACTGTGAGTGGGTGCATGGACCGAAGGCTGGTAACCATAGCAGCTTTAAATATTAGCTGCCAGTAAGATTTAAACACGTAGAATCAAAGAAACCATAACGAATGGCTTAGATGGAAAATgttttgctctatttttgtgtgaaaattttggacaatattaattttcaaaactttgataggttgaaaaataaattataaggaTTGACCAAAGTTATCGATTTAAAAAGAATAGTTGAAGAGCGTACgctttttggcattttttgtGACCATTTTTTATTGATAAAATTATATTGACCAAATATCCAAAAACGTTATAAagaatttaattttaaaaaattcaacaGCATAACAATTAAGGGTAAAATAGATAAGGAGATACTTTTATATGAAGTGTATGAGTTTTTGTGGCAAAAATATATTCGTTTTTGTTCCCATTTTGAAGACAAATCGTGTACccattttttacttttgcatgTATAATAAGAACATTATTGATCCTGCATTCAAATCTTTCTTTCCCTCCCAATGATTTAAAATATCATCCCTTCTCTAttggaaaatattaaaaaagaaagtatGTTGTCATTGCTCGCTGTTTTTAACACAATCTTACTTATGTGTAGTTCTTTAGCATATAGATTTTGTAgcttaatatttataaaatccAATTCAGAAAAAGTAATTTTACGTGGTATGACTAATGAAAACAATGTCCATAGAGAAATGTCTTCATTTGAGGCTGTTGTCCTTCTCTATTTAGAGTTTCTTTTGGAGCTATGTCCGAAGTTGGAATAAATAAAAATGtggatttgaaaattttgggggatttaaaacaaaaatttgtcCTAGCTATCATACACAATAGGATTGGAAAAGGGTTGGATTGAGTGAAAAGCTGAGAGTGTTGtaaataagaaattttggatTCAAAACCTCTCACTTATGACAAAAAAACGGATtgaagaataaattaattgtAGAAAGTGTTCATTCCAGCCTAAGATGTTACTCACTTAAATAAAACCTTTGACAGATTTTGCCCATTTACTACAATAAACTATGTGCAGACGActcattttgttttttcttaAGTGTGGCTATAGAGATCAAAATTGTAACTATATAACTTTTGATTGTATAAGATTGatgattatttaaaaaaaagattgatgatttttttttctttgcaattTGACAAAATAATGATGTATTACTATGTACTACCCTTTATAAAGGCAATGGGGCCTTAGTCTATCTATTGATAAA encodes the following:
- the LOC113769588 gene encoding pachytene checkpoint protein 2 homolog codes for the protein MSSAPMDISIPDAAAELGHDVVDQQNGNVLEPPLSLPPPLPSPQPPPAIADDKIPVSVEVCLKPTSTARIEDVRAAVERMLEHRNMSYVDGPIPVPLDDSFLIENVQRISVCDTDEWLDNHDVLLFWQVKPVVHVFQLSEEGPGEDLNGDGQLSSFNEWMLPAKEFDGMWESLIYESGLKQRLLRYAASALLFTEKGVDPFLVSWNRIILLHGPPGTGKTSLCKALAQKLSIRFSIRYPQCQLVEVNAHSLFSKWFSESGKLVAKLFSKIQEMVEEENNLVFVLIDEVESLAAARKAALSGSEPSDSIRVVNALLTQMDKLKTSPNVIILTTSNITAAIDVAFVDRADIKAYVGPPTLQARYEILRSSLQELLRTGIILSNPDMQDGHNVILSNFTGLKEKLNSTVLPESQSSLSLCRKLLEAAEACEGLSGRSLRKLPFLAHAALANPYSCDPFRFLITLTETARRESAEMPD
- the LOC113769586 gene encoding pentatricopeptide repeat-containing protein At3g48250, chloroplastic-like, with the protein product MKHQAKRLLSCLRVANSLHSTHLLRTRSRHTQVTGFPHHSSPFFPTKIFYPVSSLHESHHRKLFFSTKSEPIFDELLSKDWAKGLEKELSSLNPRLTHETVLYILMKLGKEPEKASSFFKWAIEEKGFRPSTSIYSLMLRIYAKNHAMKEFWVVIKEMKEKGYYIDEETYASIYSDFRNSKLVNDATALKHFYERMIQENAMETVVQRVVEVVKNSDWSSELERELEDMRLSVSENFVLRVLKELRGKGLPLKALSFFKWVGESLGYEHTSVTYNGMLRILCKGEVVMEFWSMVKEMKDAGYEIDIDTYVKVMREFQKSMMVKDAVELYEHMMDSPFKPLEKECSLLLRAIAYARDPDLDLMLRVVKKYEDAGYCLLKNDYDGIHRCLTSVGKFDEAEKIIETMRNAGYEPDNITYSQLIFGLCKAKRLEEACEVLDVMEAQGCTPDIKTWTILIKGFCVVNEVDKALLWLGKMVEKGIDADADLLDVLVYGFLIEKRVVGAYQLVVEMIDKAHVRPWQATFKDLIEKLLGERRLEEALNLLYLMKKQNYPPYPEPIIQYVSKFGSVDDAWECLTAISNKQYPSVSAYQRVFQSFFNEGRHSEAKVLLFKCPHHIRKHSAISSLFGSSESG